The following are from one region of the Rhodopirellula sp. P2 genome:
- a CDS encoding AAA family ATPase, whose protein sequence is MSSPSDDAILQSIRLYREALQQTLNLFVESGEIAEGSYGWLAGADKAASANNRNLPQQMADLHEGFVMKVFATMVPASSARNLEQRQLGRILLEHVWGETVQGSKLHEAIDWLITTAEGFSWYEVTRPFLELPSLRDRWGEVITAATRMANLIAMVDGDDSSAERTRLQSLLDGLENAKHVAKSPTSVTASSEMPESPTLDHQADLDNAREAISWLRSEAKRLHEGTGHDAANKPQPTRAGGGPPASVDQPQTALQEPVEVDERTAEERLADARAKLDRLIGLDAIKNQIQTLANFLAMERHRAKAGLPTTKPSLHMAFVGNPGTGKTTVARIIAEIYGGLGVLEKGHLVETDRSGLVAEYAGQTGPKTNAKIDEALDGVLFIDEAYTLIDESGQDQYGREAIQTLLKRMEDQRDRLVVILAGYPKEMTKMIRSNPGLSSRVGTTMHFDDYDPEALCRIFELIAAKAQYVIPTQSRRRLLRGFTHLYFNRDRHFGNGRTSRNSFERSVRRLANRIAGSIEITRELLTTLQPSDIEIPDLTDAQLDAMTEPSGMIRVTCPHCDTPQVIEDTTMGTTTNCTSCSEPMDVQWGSPVIDLKSPAEPHPEQDSQTEA, encoded by the coding sequence ATGAGTTCCCCCAGCGACGACGCGATCCTGCAATCCATTCGGCTGTATCGCGAAGCCCTTCAGCAAACGCTGAATCTGTTCGTCGAATCGGGTGAAATCGCTGAGGGCAGCTACGGTTGGCTGGCAGGCGCCGACAAGGCCGCATCAGCCAATAACCGCAACCTGCCCCAGCAGATGGCCGACCTGCACGAAGGTTTCGTGATGAAGGTGTTTGCCACCATGGTGCCCGCCAGCAGCGCTCGCAACCTGGAACAGCGGCAACTCGGCCGCATCCTCCTGGAACACGTGTGGGGCGAAACCGTCCAAGGCAGCAAACTGCACGAAGCGATCGACTGGCTGATCACCACCGCCGAAGGGTTTTCCTGGTACGAAGTCACCCGGCCATTCCTGGAACTCCCCTCGCTTCGCGATCGCTGGGGCGAAGTCATCACCGCCGCAACCCGGATGGCGAACCTGATCGCGATGGTCGACGGGGACGACAGCAGCGCTGAACGCACGCGATTGCAGTCCCTGCTCGATGGGCTGGAAAACGCCAAGCACGTCGCCAAGTCACCCACCAGCGTCACCGCCTCGTCGGAGATGCCTGAGTCCCCCACGCTGGATCATCAAGCCGACCTGGACAACGCCCGCGAAGCCATCTCCTGGTTGCGTTCCGAAGCCAAACGACTGCATGAAGGCACCGGCCACGACGCCGCGAACAAACCCCAGCCAACCCGCGCCGGTGGTGGCCCCCCCGCCTCCGTCGACCAACCCCAAACGGCCCTCCAAGAACCGGTTGAAGTCGACGAACGAACCGCCGAAGAACGCCTGGCCGACGCACGAGCCAAACTGGATCGCTTGATCGGACTGGATGCCATCAAGAATCAAATCCAAACGCTGGCGAACTTCCTGGCGATGGAACGCCACCGCGCCAAAGCCGGCTTGCCCACGACCAAACCCAGCCTGCACATGGCCTTCGTTGGCAACCCCGGCACCGGCAAGACCACCGTCGCTCGGATCATCGCAGAAATCTACGGCGGACTGGGTGTGCTGGAAAAGGGCCACTTGGTGGAAACCGATCGCAGTGGATTGGTCGCCGAATACGCTGGCCAAACGGGCCCCAAGACCAACGCGAAAATCGACGAAGCACTCGATGGCGTGCTGTTCATCGATGAAGCCTACACGCTGATCGATGAAAGCGGCCAAGACCAATACGGCCGCGAAGCCATCCAAACCCTGCTCAAACGCATGGAGGACCAACGCGACCGCTTGGTCGTGATTCTGGCGGGCTACCCCAAAGAGATGACCAAGATGATCCGCAGCAACCCGGGACTCAGCTCACGGGTCGGCACCACCATGCACTTCGACGACTACGACCCCGAGGCCCTGTGCCGGATCTTTGAACTGATCGCTGCCAAAGCCCAGTACGTGATCCCCACCCAGAGCCGACGTCGACTCCTGCGTGGCTTCACGCATCTGTACTTCAATCGCGATCGTCACTTCGGCAACGGCCGGACGTCTCGCAACTCGTTCGAACGCAGCGTCCGCCGCTTGGCAAACCGCATCGCAGGCTCCATCGAAATCACCCGAGAATTGCTGACGACGCTTCAGCCCTCCGACATCGAAATCCCAGACCTCACCGACGCTCAACTCGACGCCATGACCGAACCCAGCGGCATGATCCGAGTCACCTGCCCTCACTGCGACACGCCTCAAGTGATCGAAGACACCACGATGGGCACAACCACCAACTGCACCTCATGCAGCGAACCCATGGACGTCCAGTGGGGCAGCCCCGTGATCGACCTGAAATCTCCCGCCGAACCTCACCCCGAACAGGACAGCCAAACCGAAGCGTAA
- a CDS encoding methyltransferase domain-containing protein has product MTSARVRSDEWMDDPGLDPGRHRQALAGLARLNRISLVSRVFYPRLVRLAAQQPRRPLRVLDVASGSADLPIDWLKRAKRQGVRMEVTSLDRSEYAMDVALESAKAAGVTLGTVVRDCLTDGLPSGFDVVTNSLFMHHLENYQAVRLIQEMWRVSERSVLICDLDRSSVNLALVAAASRLVSRSDVVHHDATASVRAAFSRPEFSALLRQAMGYEIPVRISFPCRYLAVIDQACVAELAGRSSPILSGAIP; this is encoded by the coding sequence ATGACTTCCGCACGTGTTCGCAGTGACGAATGGATGGACGATCCGGGGTTGGATCCTGGGCGTCATCGACAAGCTCTGGCTGGATTGGCTCGGTTGAACCGAATCAGTTTGGTCTCCAGGGTTTTCTATCCACGCTTGGTCCGCTTGGCGGCACAGCAGCCGCGGCGACCTCTGCGGGTCTTGGATGTTGCCAGTGGCAGCGCAGATTTGCCGATTGATTGGTTGAAGCGAGCCAAGCGTCAAGGCGTTCGGATGGAAGTCACGTCGCTGGATCGCAGCGAGTACGCCATGGACGTGGCCTTGGAATCGGCCAAGGCTGCCGGCGTGACGTTGGGAACGGTCGTGCGAGATTGTTTGACCGATGGATTGCCGTCGGGGTTTGATGTCGTGACCAATTCGTTGTTCATGCACCATTTGGAAAACTACCAAGCGGTTCGGTTGATCCAAGAAATGTGGCGTGTGAGCGAACGGTCCGTGTTGATCTGTGATTTGGATCGCTCGTCAGTCAATCTGGCCTTGGTCGCCGCCGCGTCTCGTTTGGTTTCGCGGAGTGATGTTGTTCACCACGATGCAACCGCCAGTGTTCGTGCTGCGTTCAGTCGTCCCGAGTTTTCGGCGCTGCTGCGGCAAGCGATGGGGTACGAGATTCCGGTTCGGATTTCTTTTCCTTGCCGGTACCTGGCAGTGATTGATCAGGCTTGCGTGGCTGAATTGGCGGGGAGATCGTCACCGATTCTGTCCGGTGCCATTCCGTGA
- a CDS encoding NAD(P)/FAD-dependent oxidoreductase has protein sequence MGKVAIIGAGVAGSAAAIRFAQRGARVTLFEKSVFPREKVCGCCLGAAGLAALDAIGVGQSVRKCGVPTKFFRGFFQTSSSKAASAAEVSAARRPVPGVRLAFREGMAISRAELDQHLLQFAIQSGVEVRQPCEATIVRQSQDQVEIETGADSPETFDLVVVAAGLTGRFRQRDAADLPWVETPHGPMGISAHMSELDAQEMGWQLDLGEIQMHCGAEGYVGIVRLPGGALDLAAAIHPRRKLAADTGGGRQAIQSQVLSLLLASGRFNSSQSQQLAHWFGEVADWQTTPPLRRKRVSGRGRIVAIGDAAGYVEPLTGEGMTWGIESGLAVADLWALYRMPQMTPNGGGDFGANWDLRALKFQTRRRQLCRWVTGMVRYRPVRWFACHGLRRADWLAVPFTRSLANGPRFDTTSPIHRTASSFADTSLRTHVSS, from the coding sequence TTGGGAAAGGTCGCGATCATTGGTGCGGGCGTGGCGGGATCTGCTGCAGCCATTCGGTTTGCTCAGCGAGGTGCCCGAGTCACGTTGTTCGAAAAATCGGTGTTCCCACGCGAAAAGGTTTGCGGGTGTTGCTTGGGGGCGGCGGGATTGGCGGCTTTGGATGCGATTGGCGTGGGGCAATCGGTTCGAAAATGCGGCGTTCCGACGAAGTTCTTCCGAGGTTTTTTTCAAACGTCTTCCTCGAAAGCGGCTTCCGCGGCAGAGGTGAGTGCTGCACGACGGCCTGTTCCGGGGGTCCGCCTTGCGTTCCGGGAAGGCATGGCGATTTCGCGGGCGGAGTTGGACCAGCATCTGCTTCAGTTCGCCATTCAGTCCGGCGTCGAGGTGCGTCAGCCTTGTGAGGCAACCATTGTCAGGCAGTCGCAGGATCAGGTTGAGATCGAGACTGGGGCGGATTCGCCGGAGACGTTTGATTTGGTTGTCGTGGCGGCGGGGCTGACGGGCCGGTTCCGGCAGCGTGACGCGGCGGATCTTCCTTGGGTTGAAACCCCCCATGGGCCGATGGGTATTTCGGCTCATATGAGCGAACTTGACGCCCAGGAAATGGGTTGGCAATTGGACCTCGGCGAGATCCAAATGCATTGTGGAGCAGAGGGTTACGTCGGGATCGTGCGGCTTCCTGGAGGGGCCTTGGATCTGGCCGCAGCGATTCATCCGAGAAGAAAATTGGCAGCCGACACGGGCGGGGGCCGGCAGGCCATTCAGTCGCAGGTGCTGTCCCTGTTGCTGGCCTCGGGACGGTTCAATTCATCGCAATCCCAACAACTGGCGCATTGGTTTGGCGAGGTCGCTGATTGGCAAACAACCCCGCCGCTGCGGCGAAAACGGGTGAGCGGACGGGGGCGAATCGTCGCGATTGGCGATGCGGCTGGGTATGTGGAACCGCTCACCGGCGAAGGAATGACCTGGGGAATTGAGAGCGGTTTGGCGGTGGCTGATTTGTGGGCTTTGTATCGGATGCCGCAGATGACGCCTAACGGTGGAGGCGATTTTGGTGCAAACTGGGACCTTCGAGCATTGAAGTTTCAAACCCGCCGTCGGCAATTGTGTCGCTGGGTCACCGGGATGGTTCGATACCGTCCGGTTCGCTGGTTCGCATGTCACGGTCTACGACGTGCAGATTGGTTGGCGGTTCCTTTCACTCGTAGTCTCGCAAACGGTCCACGTTTCGACACAACGTCCCCCATCCACCGCACCGCATCGAGCTTCGCGGACACTTCTCTTCGGACTCACGTCTCTTCATGA
- a CDS encoding type III polyketide synthase yields MTAQILSIATAHPTNQADLAFSTHCAQSMSCEDETQALKLAKLYRRTGVDTRGSVLVEKGDAGELTQSFYPPLVDGGDRGPTMATRNERYAAEAPVLACRAGQAALDGSGISPDDVTHVVTVTCTGFTAPGIDVQLIDKLGLPITTQRIQVGFMGCHGLVNALRTARGLVAADADAVVLIVCIELCSLHYQYGYDAQRIVSGSLFADGSAGLIVAGDDCPESSSVESPLGEIVSVGSCLIRDSHDAMTWRIGDNGFIMTLESSVPGFIEKNLRDFIVPWLAKSGLDLDSIGGWAVHPGGVRILQSVESALELPADALDISREVLREHGNMSSATLGFVLQKFQQRDVPGPWLMLGFGPGLEIEVAVIR; encoded by the coding sequence ATGACTGCCCAGATTCTTTCCATCGCGACGGCTCATCCCACCAACCAAGCCGATCTCGCGTTTTCGACCCACTGCGCACAAAGCATGTCGTGCGAGGACGAAACACAAGCTCTCAAACTGGCCAAACTGTATCGCCGAACCGGAGTCGACACACGCGGCAGCGTGTTGGTCGAAAAAGGCGATGCTGGCGAGCTGACGCAGTCGTTCTACCCGCCTCTGGTGGACGGTGGTGATCGTGGCCCCACCATGGCCACTCGCAATGAACGGTATGCGGCCGAAGCGCCCGTGCTCGCGTGCCGCGCGGGACAAGCTGCTCTGGATGGCAGCGGCATCTCACCTGACGACGTCACGCACGTGGTCACTGTCACTTGCACCGGATTCACCGCGCCGGGAATCGATGTGCAGTTGATTGACAAGCTCGGCTTGCCGATCACGACCCAGCGAATCCAAGTTGGCTTCATGGGTTGCCATGGGTTGGTCAACGCTCTTCGTACCGCACGCGGATTGGTCGCGGCCGACGCCGACGCGGTGGTCTTGATCGTTTGCATTGAGCTTTGCAGCCTGCACTATCAGTATGGCTACGACGCTCAGCGGATCGTTTCAGGATCGTTGTTCGCGGATGGTTCCGCTGGGTTGATTGTTGCTGGGGATGATTGTCCTGAATCAAGCAGTGTCGAATCCCCGCTGGGCGAAATCGTCTCGGTAGGATCCTGCCTGATTCGTGACAGTCACGATGCCATGACGTGGCGGATTGGCGACAACGGATTCATCATGACACTCGAATCCAGTGTGCCTGGATTCATTGAAAAGAACCTGCGTGATTTCATCGTGCCATGGCTGGCGAAATCGGGATTGGATTTGGATTCGATTGGCGGTTGGGCGGTGCACCCCGGCGGCGTGCGGATTTTGCAGTCGGTCGAATCCGCGTTGGAGTTGCCAGCGGACGCGCTGGATATTTCTCGGGAAGTGTTGCGGGAGCACGGCAACATGTCGTCAGCAACACTCGGGTTTGTTCTGCAGAAGTTCCAGCAGCGAGACGTTCCTGGTCCCTGGTTGATGCTGGGATTTGGTCCGGGCCTCGAAATTGAAGTCGCCGTCATTCGCTGA
- a CDS encoding prolipoprotein diacylglyceryl transferase: MRRTLLLIPHEFAGWPLFGVGWALLFLVIAVLAFVGWESRRGGVGAVAAIRQIAGFALMAAVILVFVVPRTELVNSLGEPVGVAVRGYGMFLMLAAIASVGLAAWRAERAGLGADSILQLAPWTFIGGLLGARIFYVTQYFEDFLRPTWTETLLSMAALNQGGLVVYGGFIGGFIASLIALKRHGTPIWRIGDVIIPCIFVGLLFGRLGCLMNGCCYGGACDAGPLAVRFPAGSQVHAEQLLSGELLGIQGRPISSPEEDPPGQSRLIVDSVRPDSLASQAGIEAGQTLMIALDSSYRDEVPLDRPVEEALPGVFVLQGDEVLARFSPQDLPAIAEPVWGTQIISSVFAAIMFVVLLIVERILHRGPQRPADATTKQAWSGGRRPGVLMLVGFIAYGVLRIVLEWIRVDEKGQFGTSLSISQWVSLVVIAASLIALFIRWRGVDGSENGTLENENDL; the protein is encoded by the coding sequence ATGCGTCGGACGCTGTTATTGATCCCACATGAATTCGCGGGCTGGCCCCTTTTTGGGGTGGGTTGGGCGTTGTTGTTTTTGGTGATCGCCGTGTTGGCCTTTGTGGGCTGGGAATCTCGTCGCGGTGGCGTGGGGGCAGTCGCCGCCATTCGCCAAATCGCTGGCTTCGCACTGATGGCGGCGGTGATCTTGGTTTTCGTGGTTCCGCGAACGGAGCTGGTCAACTCGCTGGGCGAGCCGGTCGGTGTGGCGGTCCGCGGGTACGGGATGTTCCTGATGCTGGCGGCGATCGCGTCAGTGGGCTTGGCCGCCTGGCGGGCGGAGCGTGCCGGATTGGGGGCAGACTCGATCCTGCAGCTGGCCCCCTGGACCTTCATCGGTGGCTTGCTCGGAGCCCGGATTTTCTATGTCACCCAGTACTTCGAAGATTTCCTGCGGCCGACCTGGACGGAAACGTTGCTGTCGATGGCGGCGCTGAATCAGGGCGGTTTGGTCGTCTATGGCGGCTTCATCGGTGGGTTCATTGCGTCGTTGATCGCGTTGAAACGGCACGGGACACCGATCTGGCGAATCGGCGATGTGATCATTCCCTGCATCTTTGTGGGATTGTTGTTTGGCCGGTTGGGGTGCCTGATGAACGGGTGCTGCTACGGTGGCGCCTGTGACGCTGGCCCGTTGGCGGTCCGGTTCCCGGCTGGATCACAGGTTCACGCGGAGCAACTGCTGTCGGGCGAGTTGTTGGGCATCCAAGGGCGACCAATCTCATCCCCAGAAGAAGACCCGCCCGGTCAGTCGCGATTGATCGTGGATTCGGTACGTCCGGATTCATTGGCCAGCCAAGCAGGGATCGAAGCGGGGCAAACGTTGATGATTGCCTTGGACAGTTCCTACCGAGATGAGGTGCCGCTGGATCGGCCGGTGGAAGAAGCCCTGCCGGGAGTGTTTGTGCTTCAGGGAGACGAGGTGCTGGCGAGATTTTCTCCCCAGGACCTGCCAGCGATTGCGGAGCCCGTTTGGGGCACGCAAATTATCAGTTCCGTTTTTGCAGCCATCATGTTTGTGGTTTTGCTGATCGTGGAACGAATCCTGCACCGAGGCCCCCAGCGGCCGGCGGATGCCACGACGAAGCAAGCTTGGTCGGGAGGGCGTCGGCCGGGAGTTCTGATGCTGGTTGGTTTCATCGCCTATGGCGTGTTGCGAATCGTGTTGGAATGGATTCGCGTCGATGAAAAAGGTCAGTTTGGAACCTCGTTGTCGATCTCTCAGTGGGTCAGCTTGGTGGTCATTGCGGCGAGTTTGATCGCTTTGTTCATTCGCTGGCGAGGTGTGGATGGAAGCGAGAACGGCACTCTGGAAAACGAGAACGACTTATGA
- a CDS encoding fumarylacetoacetate hydrolase family protein: MNITKCIDSAGQTRVALVENGNLIPLQTTAELPTLAAILAAENPQAAAASLARDQPLAIDDSTQWLPPIDQQEVWAAGVTYKRSQTARMEESEAAASCYDRVYNADRPEIFFKATPSRVSGHQQPLRIRTDAKWNVPEPEITLVLSPKLKIVGLTVGNDMSSRDIEGENPLYLPQAKCYDQCAGLGPWITLMDELPSADAITVDLKIVRDGNIVFDQATSAAEMARKFDDLVQWLGRDNTMADGAFLMTGTGIVPTSDFTLLPDDVVNITIGGVGTLSNRIVQGAGS, translated from the coding sequence ATGAATATCACCAAATGCATTGATTCAGCTGGCCAAACTCGCGTTGCTTTGGTCGAAAACGGCAACCTGATTCCGCTTCAAACGACGGCGGAGCTTCCCACGTTGGCGGCGATTTTAGCGGCGGAGAACCCCCAGGCCGCAGCAGCGTCCTTGGCCCGTGATCAGCCTCTCGCGATCGACGATTCAACGCAGTGGTTGCCACCCATCGACCAGCAAGAAGTTTGGGCCGCTGGGGTGACCTACAAACGCAGTCAAACGGCACGGATGGAAGAGTCCGAAGCCGCTGCGTCGTGCTACGACCGGGTGTACAACGCGGATCGTCCGGAGATCTTTTTCAAGGCGACGCCATCCCGCGTCAGCGGCCACCAGCAACCGCTTCGCATTCGAACCGATGCCAAGTGGAATGTGCCGGAACCGGAGATCACGTTGGTGCTCAGTCCCAAGTTGAAGATCGTTGGCTTGACGGTTGGCAACGACATGAGTTCGCGGGACATCGAAGGTGAGAACCCGTTGTACCTGCCGCAAGCCAAATGCTACGACCAGTGTGCGGGGCTGGGTCCGTGGATCACGTTGATGGATGAGTTGCCCTCGGCCGACGCCATCACCGTGGACCTGAAGATCGTCCGCGATGGGAACATCGTGTTTGATCAGGCGACGTCGGCGGCTGAGATGGCTCGCAAATTTGACGATTTGGTTCAGTGGCTGGGGCGTGACAACACGATGGCCGACGGAGCGTTCCTGATGACCGGAACCGGAATCGTTCCCACCAGCGATTTCACGCTGCTTCCCGATGACGTTGTGAACATCACGATCGGTGGTGTGGGCACGTTGTCCAATCGGATTGTTCAAGGTGCAGGGTCCTGA
- a CDS encoding 2-hydroxyacid dehydrogenase, with the protein MKIACFSTKPYDEKFLSAAAENFNHEIVFLEHRLDASTVVLVKGCDAVCAFVNDTLDASVLQKLSEFGIGLLAMRCAGINNVDLEAAAKFGIRVVRVPRYSPYAVAEHTVGLILTLNRKIHKAYNRVRENNFSIDGFLGFDLHGRTFGVIGTGSIGRVLARIMNGFGCRVLLHDPYPNEEAKQFGEYVDLERLLAESDLVSLQCPLTPETHHLINVDRLGKMKRGAMLVNTSRGGLVDTSAAIEGLKSGQLGGFALDVYEEESGVFFEDLSQEVMQDDVLSRLMTFPNVLITSHQAFFTREALETIARTTLESIDAFSRGEELVNQVVATPS; encoded by the coding sequence ATGAAAATCGCCTGTTTCAGCACCAAGCCCTACGACGAGAAATTCTTGTCAGCGGCGGCGGAAAATTTCAATCATGAAATCGTGTTCTTGGAACACCGCTTGGACGCTTCCACCGTGGTCTTGGTGAAGGGGTGTGATGCCGTCTGTGCGTTCGTCAACGACACGCTTGATGCGTCCGTTCTTCAGAAGCTGAGCGAGTTTGGAATTGGCTTGCTGGCGATGCGGTGCGCTGGCATCAACAATGTGGATTTGGAGGCTGCGGCGAAATTTGGAATCCGAGTTGTGCGGGTCCCTCGCTATTCGCCTTATGCGGTTGCTGAGCACACGGTGGGGCTGATTTTGACTTTGAATCGAAAGATTCACAAAGCTTACAACCGAGTGCGTGAGAACAACTTTTCCATTGACGGGTTCCTGGGATTCGATCTGCACGGGCGAACGTTCGGTGTGATTGGAACCGGTTCGATCGGTCGCGTTTTGGCGCGGATCATGAACGGGTTTGGGTGCCGGGTGTTGTTGCATGACCCATACCCGAACGAAGAAGCCAAGCAGTTCGGCGAGTATGTGGATTTGGAGAGACTGTTGGCGGAGTCCGATTTGGTTTCGTTGCAGTGCCCGCTGACGCCGGAGACACACCATTTGATCAATGTGGATCGACTCGGCAAAATGAAACGCGGCGCCATGTTGGTCAACACTTCGCGTGGCGGTTTGGTGGACACCTCGGCAGCCATCGAAGGACTCAAATCCGGACAGTTGGGTGGGTTTGCATTGGACGTTTACGAAGAAGAATCCGGTGTGTTTTTCGAGGACCTTTCTCAGGAAGTCATGCAAGACGATGTGCTATCAAGATTGATGACGTTCCCCAATGTTTTGATCACTTCTCACCAAGCGTTCTTCACCCGGGAAGCTTTGGAAACGATTGCTCGAACCACACTTGAGAGCATCGACGCATTCAGTCGGGGTGAAGAATTGGTCAATCAGGTGGTTGCCACACCATCATGA
- a CDS encoding class I SAM-dependent methyltransferase, with translation MQGYDRLARWYWLLEKPVFRKSLQRARTALLAELPAVHRILMLGDGDGRLLAEVLRVQPHAHVTSVEQSSEMLRLQREQVIQWGASDRVRLVCQDATDWSANGETFDCLITPFFLDCFPEAELRCHLPKWLALVEQGGWFYYIDFVLPSSGWQRLRAKFWSGVMHRFFAWQTGLMSRSLVAVEPFFDAGEWSVHRTEVLNHGFLQARLYRRLPRQDGQVS, from the coding sequence GTGCAAGGTTATGACCGCCTGGCGCGGTGGTATTGGCTGCTCGAAAAACCCGTTTTTCGCAAGAGCCTGCAACGGGCTCGCACGGCTTTGCTGGCGGAGTTGCCAGCGGTCCATCGGATTTTGATGTTGGGCGATGGAGATGGACGCTTGTTGGCGGAGGTCTTGCGAGTGCAGCCCCATGCTCACGTCACCAGCGTCGAACAAAGCTCGGAGATGCTGCGGCTTCAACGCGAGCAGGTGATTCAGTGGGGGGCCAGCGATCGTGTTCGTTTGGTTTGTCAGGACGCGACGGATTGGAGTGCGAACGGCGAGACGTTCGATTGCCTCATCACGCCGTTCTTCTTGGATTGTTTTCCCGAAGCCGAGTTGCGTTGTCACCTGCCCAAGTGGTTGGCGTTGGTCGAACAGGGAGGTTGGTTTTATTACATCGACTTCGTGCTTCCTTCCTCGGGGTGGCAGCGTCTGCGGGCCAAATTTTGGAGCGGTGTGATGCATCGCTTCTTTGCCTGGCAGACCGGGCTCATGTCGCGGTCTCTGGTCGCGGTGGAGCCTTTCTTTGACGCCGGCGAGTGGAGCGTTCACCGAACAGAGGTGCTCAATCATGGGTTTCTGCAGGCTCGACTGTATCGCCGATTGCCAAGGCAGGATGGGCAGGTGTCCTAG